The following are encoded together in the Daucus carota subsp. sativus chromosome 5, DH1 v3.0, whole genome shotgun sequence genome:
- the LOC108222091 gene encoding two-component response regulator ARR17-like, which produces MDVSGSFSSSADSNGSGQEPHVLAVDDSLVDRKIVERLLKAFSCRVTTAESGMRALEYLGLRDDQQNTLNSNGSKVNLIITDYCMPGMTGYELLKKVKESSLLKEVPVVIMSSENIPTRISKCLEEGAEMFMLKPLKQSDMKKLRVQLMKC; this is translated from the exons ATGGATGTTTCAggttcattttcatcatctgcTGATAGCAATGGGAGTGGACAAGAACCCCATGTTCTGGCTGTTGATGATAGTCTCGTTGATCGTAAAATCGTGGAGAGACTCCTCAAAGCCTTCTCTTGCAGAG TGACTACTGCAGAAAGTGGTATGAGGGCACTAGAGTATTTGGGCTTAAGAGACGATCAACAGAACACTTTGAATAGCAAT GGTTCAAAGGTGAATTTAATAATTACAGATTACTGTATGCCTGGAATGACTGGCTATGAGCTTCTGAAGAAAGTTAAG GAATCATCATTGTTGAAGGAAGTTCCTGTTGTGATAATGTCATCCGAGAACATCCCAACTCGAATTAGCAA GTGCTTGGAAGAAGGTGCTGAGATGTTTATGCTTAAGCCCCTGAAGCAATCTGACATGAAGAAACTAAGGGTACAGTTGATGAAATGTTGA
- the LOC108221043 gene encoding uncharacterized protein LOC108221043, which translates to MYRGLILLNHLFLIISIFPLQSDATSITLFLRRLAANSRPLPHPRSPLQISPSPSPSPAAPAPLNLPYKEPAATKTSAEPVVTKPSPKPAVTKPHGQPAVARPSTEPVATKPDNKPVATKPDTEPVVAKTCDKLSKKCHINMVTACLGVEGSLLLVLNEDDLSLKVHVTVSPAITYKDIEIPRHQAKKINISDSLRGSSSIVLHAGNENCTIRLGAVVPHDTINPQFPTPGTYITPINGAYIIFASALIIGGTWICFKSWKGRHTRVDGIPYQEVEMGQSDLVSSVNVETDDAWDQSWDDDWDEEKGVKSTYGNFGKSSARNGNITRSVSGGWQNDWDD; encoded by the exons ATGTATCGTGGCCTCATATTATTAAATCACCTCTTCTTAATCATCTCCATTTTTCCTTTACAATCTGACGCTACATCCATCACTCTTTTTCTCCGTCGACTAGCTGCTAATTCACGTCCCCTGCCCCACCCCCGATCGCCCCTTCAG ATATCTCCTTCACCTAGCCCTTCACCAGCTGCCCCTGCCCCCCTCAATCTTCCTTACAAGGAGCCAGCTGCTACCAAGACTAGTGCTGAGCCAGTTGTTACCAAGCCTAGTCCTAAACCAGCTGTAACCAAACCTCATGGCCAGCCAGCTGTTGCGAGGCCTAGTACTGAGCCAGTTGCTACCAAGCCCGACAACAAACCAGTTGCTACCAAGCCGGATACCGAACCAGTTGTTGCCAAGACATGTGACAAATTGTCCAAAAAATGTCACATTAACATGGTCACTGCCTGCCTTG GCGTTGAAGGATCTTTGCTTCTAGTCCTAAATGAAGATGATCTCTCTTTGAAGGTCCATGTTACAGTTTCTCCTGCGATCACCTACAAGGATATAGAGATACCAAGGCATCAGGCGAAGAAG ATTAATATCTCAGACAGCCTTAGAGGAAGTTCATCAATTGTGTTGCATGCTGGGAATGAAAATTGTACAATTCGATTAGGAGCTGTTGTACCTCATGACACCATCAACCCGCAATTCCCTACTCCTGGCACTTATATAACTCCAATCAATGGAGCCTACATAATATTTGCATCAGCTCTTATTATTGGAGGGACATGGATCTGTTTCAAATCGTGGAAAGGAAGACATACTCGTGTTGATGGAATCCCATACCAGGAAGTTGAAATGGGCCAGTCAGACTTGGTTTCATCAGTGAACGTCGAAACTGATGATGCTTGGGATCAGAGCTGGGATGATGATTGGGATGAAGAGAAGGGCGTAAAGTCTACTTATGGAAATTTTGGCAAAAGTAGTGCAAGGAATGGTAATATTACCAGATCAGTTTCAGGTGGATGGCAAAATGACTGGGATGATTAG
- the LOC108224135 gene encoding U-box domain-containing protein 62 — protein MSGKEMTLLPTSTPPPITTATHHNGVVSLNQPHHLLFPNAGSVHGFPPFNRSSGDPGPKTTRELTAGFIDESNRFFQTVEFGRPVYAAPVHAWNVNDGNGLDGDDDDDDNDNDDEDDEYNEDEDVKFSGPKGSDRGLLVKERNVVAMGNSNDNDISNCNDVGGSLRGNQSVTITGTDADLYYSDRYVHGQEGSTSMGRKDGSFGENGCGLSSRKDVLYSTESGESLRKILSDPLTGSLMDDAMILPCGHSFGGGGMQHVIKMKACYTCSQPVSEGSVANNLSLRAAVQAFRREEEMQSHRASKRRKEKFEQDKSNYGDASLADQPRGKGVQFPFSLTDRVIIKGNKRTPQRFVGREAVVTTQCLNGWYVVKTLDNAESVKLQYRSLAKVPDDTTTKPPSTMLTPNWL, from the exons ATGTCCGGTAAAGAAATGACCTTGCTACCTACCTCAACGCCGCCGCCGATCACCACAGCAACTCACCACAACGGCGTCGTTTCACTCAATCAACCTCACCATCTCCTCTTCCCTAACGCCGGTTCAGTCCACGGCTTTCCTCCGTTCAATCGCAGCTCCGGCGATCCTGGGCCCAAAACAACTCGCGAGCTGACCGCCGGCTTTATTGACGAGTCCAACCGGTTTTTTCAGACGGTCGAGTTCGGCCGACCGGTTTATGCTGCTCCTGTTCATGCGTGGAATGTGAATGACGGAAATGGATTGGACGGTGATGACGACGAcgatgataatgataatgatgaCGAAGACGATGAATATAACGAAGATGAGGACGTTAAATTTTCCGGTCCCAAAG GTTCGGACAGGGGATTATTAGTGAAGGAGAGGAATGTTGTGGCTATGGGAAATAGTAATGATAATGATATTAGTAACTGTAACGACGTTGGAGGTAGTTTGCGTGGGAATCAGTCGGTGACTATTACTGGCACGGATGCGGATTTGTATTACTCAGATCGATATGTGCACGGGCAAGAGGGGTCAACTTCTATGGGGCGAAAAGATGGCTCCTTTGGTGAAAATGGTTGTGGTTTGAGCAGTAGGAAGGATGTTTTGTACTCGACTGAATCTGGGGAGTCTTTGAGGAAAATTCTTTCGGATCCTCTTAC AGGATCACTTATGGATGATGCGATGATATTGCCTTGTGGGCATTCGTTTGGTGGTGGTGGAATGCAGCATGTTATAAAAATG AAAGCTTGTTACACTTGCTCACAACCAGTGTCAGAGGGCTCTGTGGCCAACAATCTTT CTCTCCGAGCTGCTGTCCAGGCATTCCGACGGGAAGAAGAAATGCAATCCCACCGTGCTTccaaaagaagaaaagagaaattTGAACAG GATAAAAGTAACTATGGTGATGCATCGCTTGCGGATCAGCCAAGAGGAAAAGGGGTTCAGTTTCCATTTTCTCTGACTGATAGAGTTATCATAAAG GGTAACAAGCGGACGCCACAACGCTTTGTCGGACGTGAGGCTGTTGTAACAACTCAATGCTTGAATGGATG GTATGTAGTCAAGACACTGGATAATGCAGAAAGCGTGAAATTGCAATATCGCTCACTTGCAAAAGTTCCAGATGATACAACCACCAAGCCACCGTCAACTATGTTGACACCTAATTGGCTTTAG